From the Saccharomycodes ludwigii strain NBRC 1722 chromosome I, whole genome shotgun sequence genome, one window contains:
- the ATG11 gene encoding autophagy protein ATG11 (similar to Saccharomyces cerevisiae YPR049C | ATG11 | AuTophaGy related) has translation MNIVSEMNPNNITLINVVTGTKLIINMAIYRHIDVLKAYIQKQWNIPTPEIFIMLPFGLKLKNQDFKNKLIGVEVLYVFHRRIFSFLKAPPLHTNFESDTEENIEKSKKNTKISPPSNGSITAPVNLAYKDKMNELLDITDPIPNLLKPLPSPFADFVHDEQLRAQYYKSFAQTNLGWLNALYIDVKYYYKILEGFSDMNSNFIQGIDAAVRYLEVYYHTTEKSYREVFKFYKDLQKHSNASNWVSIYKDILSTLKCVFPQRNFTKLADYFDFVKLTSAYEELNECEESLNESFMKIDHKLKGLENIIKGEIIEILSNLKHKITEKLHPDLSFEDKLFGKFKEYCETVKDMTDTLNNEYSNSLLGKMLNDYIPQLSIMATSLYSKATQLLEDKRAVQLSILEFMGIISFIQVEALKIKDMVTEGYEARLELYKKLQLNFGVLEDFPVIYGLYLIELYRRKLWAEQLNTELKIFFNLDLLKLKDDELKMRNMWLKDLDLAGNKKNDNDSAGNSSVLLLLTSFANKDCDIVTDLITESDFQLEALDAFYKISLDDINEYLTSLKVLGVNKVAVDDILLFRLQQVVNFKMSFPNKKKEHIVCDPNIYLQQKNELLRSYKLRIQRLEAQLHIKEMENLGSWPAGIFKNCNKNTYYNDSDNQRHLCSNSNHSLRPFETASVNSSLILNNSVSVIGVDDNEKLSSKTIKNNDQALLKELNFLKLNNKDLKLEIQKYNSKISDLETESKCYKDALNILNEDYSTLASKIKNWENKEYELNTQFQNQLKDIVEANNANLQISKDWKSSYEEVVETKNNLLANMQNMQEEFNAEKNELNLQIENYQKQLGDLMLKTPRSSQIAHEASIHSDDNASKQLTTSDDQVQKEDTNELEQVLNQYIIELFNIVINDIFLLENIGLLLERDCVDGKQTLVIKRVKGLRKRLEESTSTPGMEIQMNSSLITELKFLFQNIKNDASSRMDFLQFVRSMYGGEKIYENSVMKRFKDIEMLAKKLTKDIKKNKQNNGLKRQIAVKDFQVGDLALFLPARLGKYEPSGYSSSVNSSLSSIDLTSPTLMRPSSSINSGIDMVLSSKINSTNININHHHRQSNNNNDKDKDKDDYNNGTWAVFTITENIRYFVQDPLYTNEEWFIGEITKLEKHIASQDVNPFRLDIGTVWYSVSVNIVYPQSITE, from the coding sequence atgaatattgTCTCAGAAATGAACCCCAACAATATTACATTGATTAATGTAGTTACAGGAACCAAATTAATCATTAATATGGCAATTTATCGGCACATAGATGTATTGAAAGCTTatattcaaaaacaatGGAATATTCCAACCCCTGAAATCTTCATCATGTTACCTTTTGGTTTAAAGTTGAAAAAccaagattttaaaaacaaattgatAGGGGTTGAAGTTTTATACGTTTTCCATAGAAGaatatttagttttttaaaGGCACCACCACTCCATACTAATTTTGAATCAGATacagaagaaaatattgaaaaatcaaaaaaaaatacaaaaatatccCCACCATCAAATGGCTCAATCACCGCACCAGTAAACTTGGCTTATAAAGACAAAATGAATGAGTTGTTGGATATTACAGACCCGATACCAAACTTATTAAAACCTCTACCCTCTCCATTTGCAGATTTTGTTCATGACGAACAATTAAGAGctcaatattataaaagCTTTGCCCAAACTAATTTGGGTTGGTTAAATGCTTTGTATATTGATGTAAAATactattataaaattttggagGGATTTAGTGACATGAACAGCAACTTTATACAGGGCATAGATGCAGCAGTGAGGTATTTAGAAGTTTATTACCACACCACGGAAAAAAGTTACCGAGAAGtctttaaattttacaaaGATTTACAAAAGCATAGTAATGCCAGTAACTGGGTATCAATTTACAAGGATATTTTGTCAACATTAAAATGTGTTTTTCCTCAGAGgaattttacaaaattggcggattattttgattttgttaaACTAACTTCAGCGTATgaagaattaaatgaaTGTGAGGAATCTTTAAATGAGTCATTTATGAAAATTGACCATAAATTAAAGGGCTTGGAAAACATAATTAAGGGAGAAATCATAGAAATTTTATCGAATTTGAAACACAAAATTACTGAAAAATTACATCCAGATTTATCTTTTGaagataaattatttgGCAAATTCAAAGAATATTGCGAAACAGTTAAAGATATGACAGACACATTAAATAATGAATATTCTAATAGTCTGTTAGGTAAAATGTTAAATGATTATATACCACAATTATCAATAATGGCAACTTCGCTATATTCCAAAGCGACACAACTATTGGAGGATAAAAGAGCGGTTCAATTAAGTATTTTGGAGTTTATGGGtataatatcttttatcCAGGTGGAAGCTTTGAAAATCAAAGACATGGTTACTGAAGGCTACGAAGCCAGGTTAGAACTTTACAAGAAATTGCAACTGAATTTTGGAGTCTTGGAGGATTTCCCTGTGATTTATGGCCTATATTTGATAGAATTATATAGGAGGAAGCTATGGGCAGAACAATTAAATacagaattaaaaatattttttaaccttgatttattgaaattaaaggatgatgaattaaaaatgagaaATATGTGGTTAAAAGATTTAGATCTTGCGggtaataaaaagaacGACAATGATAGTGCAGGTAATAGTTCAGTTTTGTTGCTTTTGACGTCTTTTGCAAATAAAGATTGTGATATCGTTACTGATCTTATAACTGAATCAGATTTCCAATTAGAAGCTCTAGATGCGTTTTACAAAATTTCTTTGGACGATATTAATGAATATTTAACAAGTTTAAAAGTACTTGGTGTGAATAAGGTTGCGGTTGACgatattttactttttaggCTTCAGCAAGTTGTTAATTTTAAGATGAGTTTCCCtaacaagaaaaaagaacatATTGTTTGTGatccaaatatatatctacaacaaaaaaatgagttATTAAGAAGTTATAAATTACGAATACAGAGATTAGAAGCACAATTACACATAaaagaaatggaaaatCTAGGCTCATGGCCCGCAGgtatctttaaaaattgtaacAAAAACACCTATTATAATGATAGTGATAATCAACGACACCTCTGTAGCAACAGCAACCACTCGCTTAGGCCATTTGAAACAGCCAGTGTTAATTCttctttgattttaaataatagtgTCAGTGTTATTGGTGTTGATGATAATGAGAAGTTGTCGTCAAAAACTATTAAGAATAACGATCAGGCATTACTGAAggaattgaattttttgaaattgaataataaggatctaaaattggaaattcaaaaatacAATTCAAAGATTAGTGATTTGGAAACCGAATCCAAGTGTTACAAAGATGCattgaatatattaaatgaGGATTATTCCACTTTAGcttccaaaataaaaaactgGGAGAATAAAGAGTATGAATTGAATACACAATTTCAAAACCAATTGAAGGATATTGTAGAGGCTAACAATGCTAACTTGCAAATATCAAAAGATTGGAAATCTAGCTACGAAGAGGTTgtagaaacaaaaaacaatttattgGCTAATATGCAAAATATGCAAGAAGAATTCAATGccgaaaaaaatgaattgaATTTGCAGATTGAAAATTACCAGAAACAGCTTGGAGATTTGATGCTCAAAACACCCAGGAGTAGCCAGATTGCGCATGAGGCGTCTATTCATAGTGATGACAACGCTTCCAAACAACTAACCACATCCGATGATCAAGTTCAGAAAGAAGATACTAATGAGTTGGAACAGGTTTTGAATCAATACATCATAGAATTGTTTAATATTGTGATTAatgacatttttttattagaaaatattggaTTGTTATTGGAAAGGGACTGCGTTGATGGAAAGCAGACTTTGGTGATTAAAAGGGTGAAGGGGTTGAGGAAACGGCTTGAAGAAAGTACTTCGACACCTGGCATGGAAATTCAAATGAATAGCTCTTTAATTACtgaattgaaatttttatttcaaaacatCAAAAATGATGCTAGTAGTAGAATGgattttttacaatttgtTAGGTCAATGTATGGtggagaaaaaatatatgaaaattCGGTTATGAAAAGATTTAAGGATATAGAAATGTTGGCTAAAAAACTAACTAAGGAtattaagaaaaacaaacaaaacaatGGCTTAAAGAGACAAATCGCAGTTAAGGATTTCCAAGTGGGAGATTTGGCCCTATTTTTGCCTGCCAGATTAGGGAAATATGAACCAAGTGGTTATTCATCCTCAGTGAATTCATCTTTGTCTTCTATAGATTTGACTAGTCCTACATTAATGAGACCATCTTCCTCTATCAATTCTGGCATCGACATGGTTTTAAGctcaaaaattaattccactaacattaatattaacCATCATCACCGTCaaagtaacaataataatgataaggATAAGGACAAGgatgattataataatggaaCGTGGGCCGTTTTTACTATAACCGAAAATATTCGTTATTTTGTTCAGGATCCGTTGTACACTAACGAGGAATGGTTTATAGGAGAAATCActaaattagaaaaacaTATAGCTTCACAGGATGTGAATCCATTTAGACTGGATATCGGAACCGTTTGGTACTCTGTTTCTGTTAACATTGTATATCCACAAAGTATTACAGAAtga
- the MAK3 gene encoding peptide alpha-N-acetyltransferase MAK3 (similar to Saccharomyces cerevisiae YPR051W | MAK3 | MAintenance of Killer), producing MPDIVYKNFDLNDRTSFHQVADLIDNDLSEPYSVYVYRYFLNEWPSLCKLAYDLESKTPDIPIGCIISKVDSYKDGRRIRGYIGMLVVKSEYRGNGIARKLIYNSIQEMRSLNFSCDEIMLETEVANKAALHLYESFGFIRTKRLYRYYLNKGDAFRLILPLTEKSCVRSTFLIPTSSNSSISNMIDLKDII from the coding sequence atgcCTGATATTGTTTATAAGAATTTTGATTTGAATGATCGTACTTCCTTCCATCAAGTTGCAGATCTAATAGATAATGATTTATCCGAACCCTATTCTGTCTATGTTTATAGAtactttttaaatgaatGGCCCAGCTTATGTAAATTGGCATATGATCTAGAGAGTAAAACCCCTGATATTCCTATAGGATGTATTATAAGTAAAGTAGATTCATATAAAGATGGAAGAAGAATAAGAGGATATATTGGAATGCTAGTAGTGAAAAGCGAATACCGAGGAAACGGAATTGCTAGGAAATTAATTTACAATAGTATACAAGAGATGCGATCATTAAATTTTAGTTGTGATGAAATTATGCTTGAGACTGAAGTGGCTAATAAGGCTGCATTGCATTTATATGAAAGTTTTGGTTTTATTCGAACAAAAAGGTTGTACAGatattatttgaataaaGGAGATGCTTTTAGATTGATTTTGCCTTTAACTGAAAAGAGTTGTGTTCGAtctacttttttaatacccACAAGTAGCAACAGtagtattagtaatatGATTGATCTGAAGGATATTATATAG
- the POL30 gene encoding proliferating cell nuclear antigen (similar to Saccharomyces cerevisiae YBR088C | POL30 | POLymerase), which translates to MLEAKFTEASLLKKIIDSFKDSVELVNFVCDENGIEAQAVDDSRVLLVALKIGADLFEEYRCDRGITLGLNLTSLAKILRCGNNTDNLTLIAEDEPDSLLILFEDVKKEKMSEYSLKLVNIDADMLKIDDMKYDCLVEMPSVEFAKTVRDLNQLSDSFTAIVTKDTIKFVADGEIGSGSVILKPNVNLDKPEDKIVVELEKPVDLTFSSKYLLDIVKASGLSMAITLKLAVDAPALFEFKLNNTNGFLSFFLAPKFNDEE; encoded by the coding sequence ATGTTAGAAGCTAAATTTACCGAAGCATccttgttgaaaaaaattattgattcCTTTAAAGACAGTGTTGAATTAGTCAATTTTGTATGTGATGAAAATGGTATTGAAGCCCAAGCAGTTGATGATTCTCGTGTTTTATTAGTCGCCTTAAAAATTGGAGCCGATTTATTTGAAGAATATAGATGTGATAGAGGTATTACGTTGGGTCTTAATTTAACGTCTTTAGCAAAAATTTTGCGTTGTGGGAATAATACAGATAATCTAACTTTAATTGCGGAAGATGAACCGGATTCCctattaattctttttgaAGATGttaagaaggaaaaaatgtCAGAGTATTCTTTGAAATTAGTAAACATTGATGCCGATATGTTAAAAATTGATGATATGAAGTATGATTGTTTAGTTGAAATGCCAAGCGTAGAGTTTGCCAAGACTGTGCGTGATTTGAATCAACTAAGTGATTCTTTTACCGCTATCGTGACCAAAGATACTATTAAATTTGTTGCGGATGGTGAAATTGGGTCTGGTAGTGTTATTTTAAAGCCAAATGTTAATTTAGACAAACCAGAGGATAAAATTGTCGTTGAACTAGAAAAACCGGTTGATTTAACATTCAGTTCCAAATATTTACTAGATATAGTTAAGGCCTCTGGGTTGAGCATGGCTATTACTCTAAAGTTAGCTGTTGATGCACCAGCTTTGTTTGAATTTAAactaaataatacaaatggATTTCTAAGTTTCTTCTTGGCTCCTAAATTCAATGATGAAGAATAG
- a CDS encoding non-histone chromosomal protein 6 (similar to Saccharomyces cerevisiae YBR089C-A | NHP6B | Non-Histone Protein (paralog of YPR052C | NHP6A)) translates to MAPREGGKRKTHRKKKDPNAPKRALSAYMFFANENRDIVRSENPGISFGQVGRVLGERWKALNEVEKQPYEAKAEADKKRYESEKELYLATRATE, encoded by the coding sequence atggctCCAAGAGAAGGTGGTAAAAGAAAGACACAcagaaagaagaaggatCCAAATGCTCCAAAAAGAGCTTTGTCCGcttatatgttttttgcAAATGAAAATAGAGATATTGTTCGTTCTGAAAACCCAGGTATTAGTTTTGGACAAGTTGGTAGGGTATTAGGTGAAAGATGGAAGGCTTTGAACGAAGTTGAAAAACAACCATATGAAGCTAAAGCTGAAGCTGATAAAAAGAGATATGAATctgaaaaagaattatacTTGGCTACCCGTGCCACTGAATGA